A DNA window from Bacillaceae bacterium S4-13-56 contains the following coding sequences:
- a CDS encoding 8-oxo-dGTP diphosphatase, with the protein MQRITNCILNYNGSLLMLQKPSRGWYVAPGGKMEVTESIKQSVTREFKEETGLVLQDPQLRGAFTVIIEEQGKVVDEWMMFTFYCEEFSGQLLEHSEEGKLEWVPMNAYSDLPMAPGDYHIFDHILESNQLIYGTFTYTEDFTLISIDLDPPRP; encoded by the coding sequence GATGCTTCAAAAACCTAGTCGAGGGTGGTATGTAGCGCCAGGAGGAAAAATGGAGGTGACGGAGTCCATTAAACAATCTGTAACAAGGGAATTCAAGGAGGAGACGGGATTAGTCCTTCAAGATCCCCAATTAAGAGGTGCTTTCACAGTCATTATCGAGGAGCAAGGAAAAGTTGTTGATGAGTGGATGATGTTTACTTTTTACTGTGAAGAATTTTCGGGACAGCTGTTAGAACATAGTGAAGAAGGTAAGTTGGAATGGGTACCAATGAACGCTTATTCCGATTTGCCTATGGCACCAGGTGATTATCATATCTTTGACCATATATTAGAAAGCAATCAGCTCATTTATGGGACTTTTACATACACAGAAGATTTCACATTAATTTCCATTGATTTAGATCCGCCAAGACCATAG